ACTCTTTCGCTACATCGAATCAAATCCGCTCAAAGCTAAGATGTGTAAAAAGATAGGTGAATATAAATATTGTGCTACCTATTGCATCAAAAGAGATGCCGTGCCGCCATTTTTACAAAACTCTTTTGTTTTGCGCGATTATCATACTGGGGAGCTTTTTGATATGCTAGACATACCCCTTAACCCAAATGAATTAGAAAATATAGGTAAATTTCATCAACAAAGATATAAGCTAGAAGAGGGTCAAATTGTACATGTAAAGCAAAAAAGCTTAGAGCAATATTTCTTACATGTAAAAGATAAAACGCAAAGAGATGAAGCCATAAAATCTGCCCACGAAGATGGCTATAAAAAGAGTGAGATAGGAAGAGCTTTAGGTTTAAGTGGCGCTGGAATAGCAAAAATCCTCAAAAAGTTTAGAGTTTAGACCTGACCCCTATTTGTTCGCAACCGCGTTCTCTCCACCCTCTACGCCCTTGGGGTTTCATCAGAACGGTTAGCACGGTGGTATCGGGCGCTAAAGTACAGGGAAAAGTAAGCAAAAGAAGTGTTTTTTGGTAAAAAGTAAACACCTGATACTACTTTCTCTATTTTCTAAAAACATCCTAAAAGTATCTTATTTTCGCGCCCCAAATTAAGATATAATGGCCCCAAACAACAAAAGGCCCGAAATGGAAAATACAAATCCAAAAAAACAAAAAGATGCAACAAAGCTGACAACCTCAAAATTAGCAACAAAACTGGAAATAAAAACAAATGAGCTAAATAAAAAATTG
The window above is part of the Sulfurospirillum tamanense genome. Proteins encoded here:
- a CDS encoding transposase gives rise to the protein MPRRLRVENCGYHHVYNRGVAKNSIFLDEYDKVKFIEILSSVCKEYKFDIHSFCLMDNHYHLLVENRRENLSAGMRQLNSGYASYFNKRHQRVGHLWQDRYKSWYVLDETYLFTLFRYIESNPLKAKMCKKIGEYKYCATYCIKRDAVPPFLQNSFVLRDYHTGELFDMLDIPLNPNELENIGKFHQQRYKLEEGQIVHVKQKSLEQYFLHVKDKTQRDEAIKSAHEDGYKKSEIGRALGLSGAGIAKILKKFRV